CTTGTGCTCCCTCCACTCCCGAGCAAGCCCATACCCAGCTACCAGTAAGGAAACCCAGTCAGGGCAGAGAAAGCCAGGGGCAGACTGGAAACTCCACCTCCTCATTCAGTTGCCTTGGATTTGGGGGGGAAAGTCTGGAGACATGGgtgtttttcagtttcttgaaAGAAGATCTCGCTAGAAAAGGGCTCTGGTGAGAATACACATCAAGGCAGGTGGCATGAGAGAAGCGAAGGCCCTGTAGGCCACTGAGCCTTGTCCTCCCTCCCCCCGTTGGAGAGCCAGGAGCACGGAGGCCTACGGCGTGCATTAAGCAGcagggctgaggcccagaggctgTATGTGGGGTTGACCGCACTGGGTTTCTTTCCAGCACAGGGTCTGTGCCAGGCACGTGTCTTTGGCTTCCGCCAGCAGAATATCCAGTGAAGAGTGGCTTAAACAGGCAAGACACCTGATGGTGTCAGACACACAAAACCCAGAGAGGTGGCTAATTCAGCCGTTCAACAATGTCATGGCTGCAGATCAGCTTCACTGGATTTCTGGCTTTTCTCTCCAAGTTCAAGAAAGCTGCCAAGCCCAGGCCTGACAGCCTCCAAGAAGGCTCTCATGTCTCTGCTCGCAAGCCCACACCAGACCCTCATGTCATTGGCAGACCCAGCCGCCGCAGAATGGGGCTTGCTGCCACCCTGTTGCTAAGATTTATCGGGACACTAATGAGGCTTGAGCTTCAGGGCCTTGCACCAcctggcctctccccaggccctgggAGAGGCCCCGGCATTGTGCTCCCATGGTTGTCTGTTTTGTAAAATCTGTAAAGAAACGTTAACTGCAACTGGCAAAAATGCCTCCGTGTGCTCCTGTCCCCCCTGCCCCTGGGCAGTGTGCACCTTTTGCGATCCAGCTGAGAGAAGCCAAGTTGGTTCGGCACCACTTCGGGGCACAGTGAAGTTACTGTGGAGGACCAGCTTCCAAGAATGCCGGCACCAGCCCGACCAGTTCAGCTGGTGCTGGCCCGGGGGCCGTGGCACAGCAGAAGGGTGGCCTGTGCCACCACAGGCCCGCAGGTGCACAGGAGCAACAATGAGGAAGTGTGAAGAGTCCTTCCAAGACCTCTGGCTTGGGTCTGGGGCGAACTTGATAGAGGTTTTCAGAGACCTGACAACAGCTCTACAATTCTGTCTTCACCACAGCAAGCCGGGAAGCTGAGTAGAGCTTTCTAAAGTCTTAGTAATGAAGTTTTAGGTAAGTGTGCTGGAGAGACTGTGGGAATGTATAAAATCACTGTGCCAACAAGAGGTGATCAGAGAGGACAGAGCTGCCAAAAACTGGAGAGGAAAGGCATGACTGGCCACGTATTAATGCAAAGGCTATCACCCACTGGTACTTCATGGCGTGTGGCATGTTAGCTCTTTTAAATCtgtaatttgttttctcattataaataaaaagtcacaATACATGTGAGTTTGTATTCACTAAAGAGTACAGTCTTTCTCAGAAAAAagcttcccttctctcctcaatTATGGAAGCTCAGGCCACACAAAACCTGTATAGACCTGCCCCTAGAAAAGACCAGTTTGGCGTAGCCTTTGGGCCTGAGAATCTTGCCGTCAGATACCTACAAACTGGGGTCCCACAgccagggaagaagggagggggctgcagggaggcGGTTGGCAGGGGCTGCTGAAACAAAACGACGTGCATCATACAGGTCTTTCTCTTCTGTAAGCCAGCCTCCCATACTACCACCCAGTGTAAATGGAACTGGCCTGTATACATTGTTCTTCCCCGATTCTAAAGATGGAGCTCGTCCAACAAAGCACAGCCCACACCCGCTGTGCGCACCACTGGTTCCCAGACTTGTGACCCTCATGCTGCAGCCTCCACAGGGTCCCCTAGGAGTCATGGGATGGAatccccccggcccccccccccccccattcagtGGCATCTGGTTCTGCAGACAGCTGGCATGGGTTTCCTGGatggtctctctgcttcctgaTGTGCCACCCCACACCTCTCCGTTGGCCAGAGGCACCTGAGCAAGCAGGGGGCAGGTGGCCAAGATGTGTCTCTGAAGAAGCCCCTTGCTGAACTGTCCTGGGCTGTTCATGTCATTGTGCATTTTTCGCACTTCTTGGCCCCGCTGCTCACTGGTGGGACAAGGATGCTGggacaaaaatggaaacatgtcTAGAGGGCAGGAGGAAGCCATACCTTCTGTCACGGTGGAGAAGTCACGAGCAGGGGCTTGAAAGGGGGGACCACCGCGGTGGCCAGAGATGTGAAGGAAATCAGAACGGAGCATGTCCTGTTGcccagaggggcagggggcgAATGTGAGGAACGCTGGTCCTTGTTTGACAAGGAATGTGAATTGATTTTGCTTCCAGGGAAGCAGAGACATGAATTTTCTgtgcttctctcccttcttttactctcttccctcctgtccccctccctcccgccccaccccgtCAGCAGTGCTGGCAATAGCCTTTTCCTTGCCTGACACTGCTTTTCACATGGATTCCACAGAGTGTCAAAACACTTGTCACTTATTACTCCACACCAAGCCACTTTACTCCTAAAGAACCAAAAGCAAGGcaaaataagtgtgtgtgtggtaaggCCTTCTTCTTAAATCCAATTCCACAATTTTATACCGTGAGTCCATATCCTATCCCTCATACACAGACTGGTAATGAAGTCTACAATGTCAGCCTTTCCTTTTCCCCAGTCGCAACATAATCATGATGATAACTTCCTGTATTTGGGGTTTGGGGTAGGACACTCGGATTCTTTTATGCGGAAAGTTTCACATTTAACTTTTCTGTAGAAAAGCAGAGTTAAATCAGTGTTGAACATCTCACTGGCCTCTGGTGTTTCCCTCACTATGACGAATCCACGGATATCAGCCGGGATTCTTGGTGGCAAGCCACAGGATTGGACACgatgttaaaagtaaaagggaaCTGATCAAAAGTATCTAAAAGCCCACAGAATTGTCAGGCAGACAGGACTTGGTGCCAGGCAGCTAACAGTGCCCAGACCTGGCTTCAGAATGACCTGTGAGGAACCTCCTGCTGTCGCCACCAAATCCTGCCACATAGAACCTTTGTGGCTTGTTTGTGCGAGGCCCACCACCCCCACAGGGACACAGTCCCTGTCCCCACTATGGGGCACCAGTGCATCTGACAACCTGTACGTTGGCTGGAAGGGCACCTGGAAAAGCACCTGTCTGGCTCATTTTGCTTCCATGACATTACTGGACACCTTGGATACCAGTGGTCTCCTACTTACAGGAAGGGGTCAGGGCCTAGGCAGCTAGAGAGAATAAAAACTCCACAATATGTATCACCTACTCTTTAGCATTCGAGAAGGTTGAGTACCATGAAACAGCCCGACTACTAATCCAGAAGAGGTAGAGAAGGGCCCTTGGCAGAGAGCCAGTGCGCAGACACCTGAGGCCGAGTTTCTCCAGTGTGGCGTGATTGACAGTGTAGAGCAGGTGCATCCATGTGGGGGTGTCACGTGCGCTGGAGGGtgttagcagcatccctggcctctccccactaCATGCCAGCCCAGCGGCGACAAGACTCTCTCCAGAATGGGGGGAACCCCCCCTCACCCTCCGGTGGAGAACCATTGCTCTGGGGGGTTGTTGTTTCCGGAAAGACATCCTGGAGAGAAACACAGTTTCAGACATGTAAATTAGACTTAATAGGATCCTAATAGAACTAGATAATCTGAATCCAAAattcttagggaaaaaataagCAATCAGGAACAGGCAGGAAAAATCTGACAGTAAAGTGTAATGCGGTATAAAGAGATGGAACAAGCACTGGCATGTGCTTTAAGGCTGCAGTGTGACTGCAGTGTGGTAGGACCAAGGGAGCCGCACACAAGAGACCCCCATCTGGGTGGCGAGCCCCTCCTCATGGACGCAGCCAGAAGTCCTCAGGT
The Prionailurus viverrinus isolate Anna chromosome D4, UM_Priviv_1.0, whole genome shotgun sequence genome window above contains:
- the LOC125150516 gene encoding uncharacterized protein LOC125150516 isoform X2 codes for the protein MGKAEGKEALWAKTSALLSLMLQAPPPDRLISVSQDLNIRSLMGLAPHRLTPQMHSVIGSLPRVAAAFLPPSSKQNCQSLLWREPQPRLQDADIWMSFRKQQPPRAMVLHRRVRGGSPHSGESLVAAGLACSGERPGMLLTPSSARDTPTWMHLLYTVNHATLEKLGLRCLRTGSLPRALLYLFWISSRAVSWYSTFSNAKE
- the LOC125150516 gene encoding uncharacterized protein LOC125150516 isoform X1, with translation MGKAEGKEALWAKTSALLSLMLQAPPPDRLISVSQDLNIRYGKERLSKSLMGLAPHRLTPQMHSVIGSLPRVAAAFLPPSSKQNCQSLLWREPQPRLQDADIWMSFRKQQPPRAMVLHRRVRGGSPHSGESLVAAGLACSGERPGMLLTPSSARDTPTWMHLLYTVNHATLEKLGLRCLRTGSLPRALLYLFWISSRAVSWYSTFSNAKE